GATGAACCTGCTGGCTACCGTCCTGGTCTTCGCTGTTGTCATATACTTCCAAGGTTTCCGCGTGGATCTACCCATCAAGAGCGCCCGTTACCGTGGCCAGTACAGCAGCTACCCCATCAAGCTATTCTACACCTCCAACattcccatcattctgcagTCTGCTCTCGTTTCCAACTTGTACGTCATCTCCCAGATGCTGGCCGTCAAATTCCAGGGCAACTTCTTCATCAACCTCCTCGGAGTGTGGGCCGATGTTGGCGGTGGCGGCCCTGCTCGCTCTTACCCCATCGGTGGTCTCTGCTACTACCTGTCGCCACCTGAGAGTGTTGGACACATTCTCACCGACCCCATCCATGCCCTGCTCTACATCGTCTTCATGTTGGGCTCCTGTGCTTTCTTCTCCAAGACCTGGATTGATGTGTCTGGCAGCTCAGCTAAGGATGTAAGTTTCAAGAGATATATATGAATCTTTTGAATAATAGGACTAATATGTAAACTTATTTTTCTGCAGGTTGCCAAGCAACTGAAGGAACAGCACATGGTGATGCGTGGCCACCGCGAAAACTCGATGATCCACGAGCTGAACCGCTACATCCCAACGGCGGCTGCCTTTGGCGGTCTCTGCATCGGCGCTCTGTCGGTGATGGCCGATTTCCTGGGAGCCATCGGTTCCGGCACAGGTATTCTGCTGGCGGTGACCATCATCTACCAGTACTTTGAGATTTTCGTCAAGGAGCAGTCCGAGATGGGTGGTATGGGCACGCTGCTGTTCTAAGCAGTAATGCAAGTCACCTGCGATGCAATcaacaataattaattaattcatCATTCTTCTCACATGCTCGCTcccattaaaacaaaaaaaaaacaaacaaaaaataattaaaattcgTGAACTGTTTTTATTTCCACGTCCTCTGTCCAAACACTACAAATACGCGCGTTTTGCGGCGTTTGGCTGCTAAACTTCATCccaaaatcaacaaacaaTGGGCACGAGAGACACTTTATTTTgaatagttttagttttattcaaAGTGTGAGACTACATTGCTTAAGTTCAATATTTCTTCGAATTCATTGAATTTCAATgcaattatttgttttatattaaatcaattgaattatattttaaagacaCCACGCGACACGGAGATACTTGAAATTGAAAGATGTACATCAAACATGCAGACAAATTGTCATAATAAAACGTAATTagataacttttttaaatgaatttatgatttttattttgggttgtTTGGGTTAATGGTTTGTTAGAGTCATAAAATTGTGTATTTTCGAAATAGAGATAAAGTTTACTCTTTGGCCAAACAACGATTTGAATTTGGCGCCTCTTGAAAATGAAATGACAGTTGCCACACTGCCACCCGGCTGTCACTTTTCTGTAAACAGTGGGACAAGCCTGTTAATTATTCAATACTTTTTTTAGCGAAGGGGAAAAAAATCATATAACTGAAGTAGCTTTAAGAAtatacttttgttttttataaaataataatttatacaaGAAATTATGGTTaatgtttattaatttgtaTACCCTTCAAGTTTATGTTTTACTGTAACCAGTGTTGCATAACGATTAAAAACACGTCGCATTTTTAACTTTTGCATACTTCATATAGTGAAAGCTGTCATATTCTTGATATTTTGTCAACAAGAGCAAGCTGCACAGTGTCAGCTACTAGGCATTAGTAGAGTTGTAAGTACCTTTACCTTATCAGCCTATACCAAGCCAAATTCGCCACTGGGGATTAACTTCTTCGGCATTACGTGTCCACCTACATCGGTGCTTTCAATTTCATTCGCAGGCAATCATCCAGCCAGTAATCACGGCAAGCGGCTTGATAACACCGGATACGGGCATAGCTAATATAGAGGGCACTTATTAATTAACTTCGACCTCTGTGATAAACTAGAAGCGCAAAATGACTGATATTATCAAGAAAGGAGCTCTGTTCCTCATGAGCGAGAAGTGCTATGATAACTATTTCCTTGAACACAACTTCCTGGACAGTGAGTGGTCGGTAATCCAGTTTTGGTAATTAATAACTCATTATTTTCATCCGTAGTTCCATGTTTCAAGGCTCTGCTGAGCAAGGGCCTTGGTCTGGCCATCATTGCCGGATCCGTGCTAGTGAAGGTGCCACAAGTGCTCAAGATTCTCAGCAGCAAGTCCGGCGAGGGCATTAATATAATGGGTGTGGTGCTGGATCTACTGGCGATCTCTTTCCACCTGTCGTACAACTTTATGCACGGCTACCCATTCAGTGCTTGGGGCGACAGCACCTTCCTGGCTATCCAAACTGTAGCTATTGCCGTTTTGGTAATTTTCTTCAATGGTCGGAAGATACAAGCCGGCGCGTTCCTAATTGGATATCTCCTGCTGATGTTCGTCCTTAACTCTGGGCTGACCTCTATGAAGGTCTTGTTCACCATTCAGAGCTGCAACATTCCCATTCTTTTGGTGGGAAAGCTGTCGCAGGCATACACGAACTATCAGGCTGGATCTACCGGACAGTTGTCCGCTGCCACTGTGATAATGATGTTCGCGGGGTCGGTGGCCCGCATCTTCACCTCAATTCAGGAGACCGGTGACACCATGATCATCGTCACCTTCATTGCCTCCACCTTCGCCAATGGAGTGATCCTGTCCCAGTTGATCTATTACTGGAACAAGCCAGCCGGCGTGGCAAAGGACGCTAAAGCCAAGAAACCCAAGAGCAAGAAGGATGATTAGAGATATGCAGCAGAAACAGGAGTGAGCTCGAAAAAAACTTAGATAGCAACTATTTCTCGACACTGTAGAACAAATgagcatctttaaataaacagTCTTAGATCATTAGTTTGCATAGTTGGCACTTTTATTTGTCCAGTTTTTCAAAGTGCTTCTGCAGTTGGGCGAGGGCCCGATAGCGGTGCGATATGGTGTTTTTCTCCTCTTTTGGCAGCTCGGCGTAGGTCTTATCATAGCCCTTGGGCTGGAACACGGGATCCCTGCAATTATCGCAATaaagttaattattattaaactaTAATCAGTTGGGTTATGCAATTGCCAGCGTGGGCAGTATCTCACCATCCAAAGGTCCTTGGTCCGCGGGGACTAACAATATCGCCATCGGTTATGCCCTTAAAGATAAGCGGTTCCGAATCCACATCCTCGCAATAGCCAAATGTACAAATAGCCTGGGCAGATTTGTCTTCCCATCCCTCCAGTAACCGGCACAAGCCCTCCGGTTTAAGTTTTTCCAAGAACCACTTGATATACGGACCCGGCAAGCCCTCGAGGGCATTGAAACACAAGCTGGTGTCCTCCACAAGAACAGGACCATTTACGTGGCGTGCCGCTTCCTTGCACTTCTTGATGGCAATCTCATCGATTTCCCctgtaatatatatttatttaatagtcTTTAGTTGATGTAATAGTGTAATTCATAGACTTTACCTTGCAACTCCGGCAGATCGATCTTTTTGGAGACGATAGTGCGTGGAAAAGTGGGACCCAAAATGGCAACTAGTTCCTCCAGCTTCTTGGCGTTGCCTGTCACAAAAGTAATTGGCTTCGACATGGCagattcttttttattttaattaatataaataattaaatgcagTCTATTTAAAGCGAGAGCCACTCTGAAACAAGCATGCGGCAGCAACAGCTGATTTCTGTTTAGCTTTTGACAGTCACGGGCAAAAAAATAGTAccatattttaagaaattaaattattttaaattttaaacattttatttttttaaaacctgGGTGGCGGTTTCATTCAGCTCTTCGTATGCCTCGAAATTggaattttaaatacatagAAACCTCTTAtaataattgttttaatttattttcttttgataGCTTGTGGAAATACAATTTTTCGGTAGGCTTTAGCATTTCTAAACTTTATTCAATACGCGTTCACTTAAATTTAAGACAGAGTTTTAATTAGTAGGGAGTTTCCTTTGCGGCGGCGACACTCCCACCATCAAGGCGACGGAGACGAAAGACAGActtgtaaataaatatgctcattcatatattttttttttttgacaacgAATTGAGACCAACGGGGGGTGTAGTGGGGGAACATGTGGTGTACTGGCTTAGTCGTCCAGCGTGAGATGCAGATTGGCCGAAGGATGCAGACCGAGCTCTTTCAGTGAGCTGTTGTTGTGCTCCGCCTCGAGCGTTTTCCGTGGAAAGGCGCAAATGAGTTTGTAGCCGTGTTGAGGGATGTGCTTGTGCGTTTGACGAATATAGAGGCGAAGAGTCTCCAGCTTAGTATCGGAAGGCCAGCGCAGCTGGACCATTTCGTCCGATCCGGCGGCGTTAAGCAGGCGTAGTTTAAGAGCAGTTAATTCATCCTTGGCTTCTCCCAATTGGTTCTCATACGAAGCGGCGGTTACACCCTTCAGCTCTTCATCATCAAACTCTTCTAGACTCTCGTTGTCGCTGGCTCCGTCGGCCTGGCTAGCTGGCTTAGAGCCTCCTCCGTTCTCGTTCATGGAATTCTTAATGGCCAGCtccagctgctcctcctccgTAAGTTCCATGAGCTTTGCTCTCTTTTTAGGAGTGCTGGCTGTCGAGGAGCATGATGCTTCTGTGTCCCCATCCTGCGAATCATCAATGTGAATGGCGCCCCGCTTAGAGGTGCTAGGTGCATCCTCCTCTATGAAATCGCGGTGCTCCTTTAAGAACTGTCGTAAATCAGGCAGAACATTGTCCTGCTTTGGTTCTGGACTGCGCCACACCTCCTCGCCAGTGCGGGGATCGATTACGCACAGATAGGGAAGCGTGGCACATCGATAGAAGGCAACAAAGCGCCGGCCCTCGGAAGTGTCGTTGTCCACTTGCCAGAACGTAAACTGGCGACGCACCAGCTTCTTCAGTTCTTTGTCGGACCACACATCTCGGTTCATGGTCTGAGATTGGAAATTGTCGCTTTGCACGTTGACCAGCAACCAGCGTTGCCGCTTGGTGGCAAACTCCCGGGCGGCAGTGAGTGTTCCGGAGTAAGTGATGTCTGTGGGCGGGCGGAACAGGTCTCCTAGACGAGCTGTGCTGGTAGCGCCGGCGGTGGAGCGATTGTTAAGGGCCATGGCCTGCCCAGCCACAACCATCTGTGCAGAGCGCTCTCGGCGCCGTCGATGGGCACTCGGATCCGAATAGACTCCGGTTGCCTGCAGTTGTTCCTCCATCAGGGCACCTTCACGGGCAAAGTCCCTCAGGGGGCACACCTTTACCCTCTGCGAAACGCGTGACAATCGGCTGCTACTGCCAGACGCGAAGAAGTTATCGTCCTCAGGCATGATCAGTTGCTCCCGCACCGGAGCAATGGGCGCCCTcacctcctcctcgtcgtcaAGCAAGGGAAGCGAAGGGGCAGCCGGTGCAGCGCCAGATGTGGATGCTGCCTGCTCGAAGAAAAGTGCAACGGCGGCGGACACATCGTTGGCGCAGGCACCCAGATAATGCTTGGCTTCGTCCGCCGAGCAAGCAGTCACCTCCACCACCTGCTCCACCAGCGCGTCGGGCGCCTCGCTGCTGGACATAGTTCGGCCTTCTAGTTGCGGTTAAAGatgttgaattattttttattagcaGGAACGGGAACGAGAGACAGAAACACAAAATGCACAACGAGCGATTTTCCAGGGACAGATAAATCGCACAGCTGTGGGAAAAACGATTTAGGTCCACTTTCCGTGTTTCTCAACACTGTTTGTCGTTTTTCGAACTTGCAGAGCACTTATTTTAGATATGCAAACAGATCGGTAAACGgaagattttgatttttttttttgaatttttatgtaAAGTATTTGAAATAATAACACCAGCTTATTTGATCAAAATTTCTCCATTACATTTCTGAATTCGAATGAAAACAATCTTCCCAATGTGACCCAACAATGGCTTTTCAAAAATGTCCCACTTTTGCCGGCAGCTCGGCGCAAGTCCGTTATTGGATGCAGCCACACTATCAGCAAATTCCAAACAATACCAACTGCGAAATCCTTGGATCTACTTCCGATTCAACTTCCACCGTTATCGCCGTTAAGAGTGTCCCCAAAACATGACTAATCCCAGAGCAGACTGATTGCCAGACCCTCCCGTGTGTGAGCGTGGATATGTGATCGCTGTACAGCCCGCCAGTCGTCTCGCGAGTGATTGCATTCTAATCGGATTCGATCCGAGTGCCAGTTGCACCACCGAAAATTCCAATACATCAgggtggaaaaaaaattacagaGCGTATTGCCAGCCGTATAGGCTCGAAGATCCCAAATCAAGTGCCTCCAAGTAATATCCAGGGATGCGACTCGGATTAAGTTGAACAGAGCTCCGCGGACCAgttgcttatttgtttgttttatccCCGAAAGCTGCTGACGTCACAAGATGGTCTCGCTGATAAAAAATCAACTGCTCAAGCATTTGTCAATGTAAGCGATAAGTGTTAATCTATAGTTGGATGCTAAACTAAATTATGCAGCGAGTCGAAACTCAATTAACTGCTCTCGGGTCGTGCCAGATTGCAGGCTGTAGCGCTTGGAGACTGAATTGATTTTTCCCAGCTTTTTCCCTCTATCTGCCTGGctgtatatatgtgtgtgtgtgtatttttcACAGCTTCCCTCCCATCAACTCCCCCTCCGCTTTTCCACCCAGCTCCACCAGTCACCTGTCCCGGCCCGCTTTTATGCCGCTTTTATGCCGCCTTTATCGTTTTTCGtttggctgctgctgcccctTGCTAATTTGTTTCCCATCTCGCTGCCCCACTGGAGGTGCCCTGTTGGATCTGCCCCCCTTTAGCAGTAACAAGTGGATTGCCAATTTCCTCCCACGCACTTTAAGCCTCTCTCCCCTGGTCGTTGTCTgtaaaagtttattattttttactgGCGCCGtcttgaaattgaaaatgtttcCCTTTCCATCGCCTCAGGCATTTGCATgtgaaatacaattttttcccCTCAATATGGTTTTTATGATGGTTAACCGATAACCTTGAAGTGGGAggctttaaaatttatgtagGCATGGGAGCACAAACAACTTATGtcttttaacttttaattataaacaatatcCTCATTATTTGTGAGAAACAATGACTCTGAAACCTTCTAAATACTCCTAAACTATCCATATTTTTGTACTTAAAAATCCTACTACCTTTGCTCTTATCTATAAAGTTTATGAATTACCATAAAACAGAAAACTAAAACTCACgcctatttttaaaaaaataacatgaCTCAATTATgctataatttcttaaaataaaaaccttaaTCAATAATTAGTAAATAGTTAATATTCTTAAACCACAATCCCTGTTAATTAGGCTTCAGCTCCCCTTGGAATAATTTCCCCAAGCTCATTTTGGAACCTCGATTTCTGGCATCTATTTTTACATAACACTCCCCTCCCCCCCAACCCATTCATGAACTTCAATATACCGCGTCCTGCCATTTGGTTAAACAATGGATATATTTACCCGCCTACATATTGACATTGTCTTGGCCCCTTTGTGGGCTACCTTTTGTGGCGACACTTGCCAACGATGATTCCCCATTACTGGCATCCCTCCAGGCCTCTTCATCACCTCGCTGGGAGCATCTCTTCCAAGCAATTACGCTGCAAACAAGCCAAGTTTGAGGCACAACAGGTCTGAGGTCTTAATGCAAACCAAACTTGTTGctggaagtttttttttgaggaaaaGTTAAAGAAAAGCTCCCCCTCCTGAGACAGTTGttaaccattttttttggctgaAAGTTTCGGCAACTTACCTGGTCTGCATTTATTATTGGCAAGGGTATTGGAGATTGGGATTTAAGTAATTCCTCAGTAAAAGTTCTTAAGTAATAAGTTAAGGAACAAGTCCCATTCCCTCGAAACGTTTCACGGTTCTAACTCAATCAGTGTCTATAGTTGGAGTTCAATTATGCTCAGCCATTAGCAAGAAATGGGTCAATTGATGGCAGCCATCCATTCCATCTGGCGCCGACAGTTGACCTCCCTACCTCTctagtttctttattttatacaCAGAGAAATTAAGAATATAAttgttatttaatataaagGGTATTAGTCATCAAGGTAATCATATCTTGCTTTAGTCTGCTATcatttttccttaaaaaaaaacccactaGCCTCAaagaatagtttttttttcataaagaATAAGTTCTTTTACATACTTTCTCTATATTTATGGAACAAGTTGGTCTTAAAGCCCTGGTCTTAAGTTAGTTTGTGCTTCTCCTCTTACCACCCCACCCTGCAAACCCAATCTGACATGTGCATCGAGGCTGAAATAATTGGCGAGACAAGCAGACGACTCACATATGGTTCCCTCTTATCTTCTAttccacacacactcatataTAGCTACACGAAGAACCTCTCCTCGGACAAAATAAACTTGAGCACTTTCCGGGGCGAGGGTGAACTCTCCAACCTGGAACTGGATGAGCGTGTGCTCACCGAGCTGTTGGAGCTGCCCAGCTGGCTGCGGCTTACCTCCGCCTGGTGCAACCATGTCTCCTTTAGGATTAGCTGGACCAAGCTCAAGAGCGTGCCCATCACTTTGGTGAGtaatcttgggaattaaaaaccATAAAGTGGATACAGCAAGGTCTCGCAATCCATTAAAGTTGATTGCATCGGCAGCTGGTATCCTTCCAACTTCAATGGTTTCTTGAAGAAATGTTTTCATGATTTTCCACTCTTCCCCTCAGACCCTCGATGAAGTACGCATCACAATAGAGACCTGCAATCCCACGGCTCGGGATGCGGGCGGAGGAGGATCTGGACCCGGAGGAGCAGGATCTCCTACAGCCGCCGCAGCTGCTCTGCCACAAGTGCCTCAGGGTAAATACAGCTTCATCCACAAGGTGGTCGATGGCATCACCATTGTGGTCAACACAGTCAACGTGAACTTCGTAAGCGCCGCCTTCACCGCTTCGGTTCAGATGTCTCGTATCCGCGTGGAATCCAAGACACCGAAATGGGCAAACGCTGATCTCCGTCTGACACGACTCAAGGACGCCCAGAAGGGCATTATTCTGATTTTTAAGGAGCTCTCTTGGCAGACGGTGCGCATCGAAGCCAGTTCCACTCAGGACAAGTCGCTGACGCCGCTCCGACTACTCACCAATCACGCCCGGTGCCGGATCACGATTCGCAAACGCCTCTCGGACTGTTCTCTGCTCGCTTCCCGCTTGGTCCTAATCCTGGACGATCTGCTGTGGGTGCTCACAGACTCGCAGCTAAAGGCAGCTCTGCATTTTGTGGACTCTCTGTCCGGATTGATTAAGGCGGCCACCCATGCCACGCAGAAGTCCAAAGCTGCTCGCAAAATGCAGGTAATTTAGGGGAAGTTCCAGTAGAGAGGAATATGTGGCTTTAGGAGGCCACATCATGCACCCGATTCTTGAGGGGATTGCCTTAGCTtctctggagggtccccttcaaaaatatggaaaatgcatggaggtgAAAATGTGACCACcgggaaggccatatctttggcaatattcgtccgattcttggggggaataccttaaatgacttgtggatcgattctccacaaatctgcatcaaaatctaggaacataatatttttgagattatttctcaaattttctggagggtccccttcaaaaatgtggaaaatgcatggaagtgAAAATGTGACCACCGGGAAGACCATATCTTTGTTAGTATTGGTCCGATTCTTgtggggaataccttaaatgatttgtggatcgattctccacaaatctgcatcaaaatctaggaacaacaattttttgggattttttctcaaattttctggagggtccctttcaaaaatatggaaaatgcatggaggtgAAAATGTAACCACcgggatggccatatctttggcaatattggTCCGATTCTTGTGGGGAATAcattaaatgatttgtggatcgattctccacaaatctgcatcaaaatctgggaacataatttttttgagattttttctcaaattttctggagggtccccttccgggacccccttcaaaaatgtggaaaatgcatggaggtgAAAATGTGACCACcgggaaggccatatctttgtcaatattgGTCCGATTCATgtggggaataccttaaatgatttgtggatcgattttctacaaatctgcatcaaaatctgggaacattatatttttgagattttttgtcaaattttctggagggtccccttcaaaaatgtggaaaatgcatggaggtgAAAATGTGACCACcgggaaggccatatctttgtcaatattgGTCCGATTCCtgcggggaataccttaaaagatttgtggatcgattctccacaaatctgcatcaaaatctaggaacaacaattttttgggattttttctcaaattttctggagggtccctttcaaaaatatggaaaatgcatggaggtgAAAATGTAACCACcgggatggccatatctttggcaatattggTCCGATTCTTGTGGGGAATAcattaaatgatttgtggatcgattctccacaaatctgcatcaaaatctgggaacataatttttttgagattttttctcaaattttctggagggtccccttccgggacccccttcaaaaatgtggaaaatgcatggaggtgAAAATGTGACCACcgggaaggccatatctttgtcaatattgGTCCGATTCATgtggggaataccttaaatgatttgtggatcgattttctacaaatctgcatcaaaatctgggaacattatatttttgagattttttgtcaaattttctggagggtccccttcaaaaatgtggaaaatgcatggaagtgAAAATGTGACCACcgggatggccatatctttggcaatatcgGTCCGATTCCTGtcgggaataccttaaatgatttgtggattgattctccacaaatcagcatcaaaatctgggaacataatttttttgagatttttttcaaatttaaaaaaaaatgcatggtAATTAGCACTATTTTCTAAGTGTGTAGGATTTGCATGGGAGGGTGAATAGCACCAGTGAGGCCTCTATTATTGCTAATATTGTATTGAATTTCCCCTTATAAGCTCTTCCTAAGTACCTGCTAATTTCTACTTTTTTCCAGACTCTGCCCGAGTACAAGGCCCAAgtggagcagcagcagaaccGTCTCTCCGAATCGGCACACACCACGAACGCTCAGCGCATGTTCAATGCCTTTGATGTACGGGAGACTTCGTACCACTTCTTTAGCCAGCGCATCGACCTGCATTTGTGCGACGACGAGGGCGATGGACGCTCCAGTTATCCCGAGCTGGACAAGGGCGGAGCTCTGCAGGTATCAGTGACAGCCTTCCAGGTGGACTACTATCCCTACCATCTGGCCAAATCGGATCGCTCACACTGGGCCAAGTACAAGGAGGCATCCGTGGCGCCGGCCCTGTGGCTGAAGGAGTCGCTCAATGCCTTCCGCGAAGCTGTGCTCAACCTGAGCCAACCCAATCGGCCAGCTACGCATGCGCCCCTGGAGAGGAGTGCCCCGGCTTCACCCATAATGCTGAATGCCAGCATGTTGGGGTCCCAACATGGAGCGGGAAACTTTTCGAATGGCAGCAGCACACCCACAGCAGTTGGCGGAGCAGGAGGCTCGGGTGTTGGGTCTTTTGGCTCGGGAACCGCCTCAGCTAACAGTCAGCTATCCCAGGCAGCTCAGCAGAGGAGCACGCTCGAAAACCTGGCCAAGCTCATGAGTTCTTGTGTGATTCTGCGGATAGAGGACTTCACCCTGTACAGAGTGACGACGTCCGGCAAGAAGGCCATGCCCAAGGAATTTGTTTCGGGTATGAATGACCTTAAAACAGGAGAAACCACATCACCACTAACATGACACGCTCACATTACATTTTCCAATGAAACACAAGCTAAAGATCTACTTCTGAAGACTGATCTCCAATAACAAAGATCAGACGAAGagcttttgcattttttactaatcttaaaaataaaccatatattttttgtctcgTTGCTTTTGTCTACTAATTCATTCCATCCATGATATCATGTAAACTGCTTTTGTTGTCGTATATTGTCATTGCTAATTGTAGCACAACATAAACGGAAAAGTAAATCCTCAGGTGAATATCTCATAAGAATCTAACCTCGCTGAATGCATTCTATGCTAACTTTCCATTAGAACTTGttctattatttaaattatatgatTTTCTATGCGATTTGCAGGCGACAAGGATCGATATTCGTTTCCAGCCGAGATGCCCATCATTCATGCCGAGTATACTTATTTCTACTACCCAGGAGACTTTGTCTTTCCACGTAAGTATCAGAATCTAAGAACTACGAGTATCTaataataatatctcataCTTTCAGTGCCGCCATCGAAGATCTTTGTGCATGTCAACCCCATTCAGGTGCACTTCGATCTCAGCTCCATACTTTGGCTCAACTCTTTCGGCCTCAATCTTCACGAGAGCCTGCTGCGCACGAGCGTGGGATCTGGCGCTCAGCAGCCACAGATGCAGCATCCTTTGCAACAGAGTGCGCGCGGCTCGATTGCCTCCAATGGCTCCAATGGCACACAGATGGCAGGCGTCAATGTCGAACAGGAGCCCAATCTGATGTACATGGACGTCAAGGTGGAGGCGATTATGCCGCGCGTCGTCATGGAGGCAGCGGTGGATGCGCCGAGCCAAAAGGACAGACCCAAGACCATGCAGATCCAGGTGTCTAGATTTGCACTGACCAACATTCGGGAAATGGGCAGCTCCAGAGCGGATCTGGCGCAGGCACTGCACTCCCTGCAAGAGGGATCGCTGGTATTTGGCTCTGGTTTTCCGTCCGTGGAGGGCGATATGTGCATCGTTACGGATCGAATTCTCTCCCATGTGGCAGCTTCAGATGTGAGCATGATGTCACCGGCATCCCCATCGGGAGGTCAGCAACTGCCGCGCTCCGCCTCCACGCAGTACCTGTCCCGCTATGTCATGTGGCTGGAGCCGCGCGATGTGTGGTGCATCAAGCTGGACCCAGTGTGGGTGGATTTTCTGGGAGCCCGATCGCTGGGCCCCAACAAATCCATTCCGTTTGTGGACGCG
This region of Drosophila bipectinata strain 14024-0381.07 chromosome 2L, DbipHiC1v2, whole genome shotgun sequence genomic DNA includes:
- the LOC108124486 gene encoding bridge-like lipid transfer protein family member 3B isoform X4, with the protein product MVSLIKNQLLKHLSIYTKNLSSDKINLSTFRGEGELSNLELDERVLTELLELPSWLRLTSAWCNHVSFRISWTKLKSVPITLTLDEVRITIETCNPTARDAGGGGSGPGGAGSPTAAAAALPQVPQGKYSFIHKVVDGITIVVNTVNVNFVSAAFTASVQMSRIRVESKTPKWANADLRLTRLKDAQKGIILIFKELSWQTVRIEASSTQDKSLTPLRLLTNHARCRITIRKRLSDCSLLASRLVLILDDLLWVLTDSQLKAALHFVDSLSGLIKAATHATQKSKAARKMQTLPEYKAQVEQQQNRLSESAHTTNAQRMFNAFDVRETSYHFFSQRIDLHLCDDEGDGRSSYPELDKGGALQVSVTAFQVDYYPYHLAKSDRSHWAKYKEASVAPALWLKESLNAFREAVLNLSQPNRPATHAPLERSAPASPIMLNASMLGSQHGAGNFSNGSSTPTAVGGAGGSGVGSFGSGTASANSQLSQAAQQRSTLENLAKLMSSCVILRIEDFTLYRVTTSGKKAMPKEFVSAQHKRKSKSSGDKDRYSFPAEMPIIHAEYTYFYYPGDFVFPLPPSKIFVHVNPIQVHFDLSSILWLNSFGLNLHESLLRTSVGSGAQQPQMQHPLQQSARGSIASNGSNGTQMAGVNVEQEPNLMYMDVKVEAIMPRVVMEAAVDAPSQKDRPKTMQIQVSRFALTNIREMGSSRADLAQALHSLQEGSLVFGSGFPSVEGDMCIVTDRILSHVAASDVSMMSPASPSGGQQLPRSASTQYLSRYVMWLEPRDVWCIKLDPVWVDFLGARSLGPNKSIPFVDAVPITLWLHSGSAQAQLDVGKSQATASMESVGLAPLPTLPPLQPCNPFLSDEDVRLAGDLGASPPAPAPDRTADVHAIAHISNLVSLQIDHYQLLFLLRLAEELNEMTTFLNLDAERILQKQNEQKSIIFGCVVPQIEVTLVMPSPTPGGNITWPTPPPLDQLKSNTFGSVETPSPVTNEPPFDSGIHISNPNTHGYNVQIQSTPTLASSTPSQGSRPDTGISSQSQSQTQSQRSGKSGGSRSGGGGGDTVPSLTKEINSGLLSMKKGFSSFMTSIDSAIKSGTPNDDASDTFSIQSDISSDSENFAIVMGDDKTMDCMDVMFRLNPFTNDNNMKASPVEVASEVYEEQPSSYKANASSPSEPSEGSTWRRRDLVSMATFRLTTVELIRQQEGPKSSVRLQVAAVSCDECGAIPWDELQIAHQANKTKFGARCKAWNLAPYNPEAPPCIRLRLEETIDMPKDIEGIIDRKRIQSWITHHAEIRVKDINMDLSMSTVIGLGDLAEDEVISPPMPVTVNVENVRINLLEDRPPVNITSPGPVPINLCIGRMRLERDKSGVLNIQPIDTNMSAAQHQALGSALFGAPRERDRELLSMQLVMQQMKLDNDQLRRQLVDSKVNTDNYRQKTKQETDVLRSYLKAAQDDISILLEEKKALLDTIRSLQVQLTSSNMNRKSDGNR